tgcagatggctaaggagactgggagagaaatttctttttaggcagttgctaatgtcgccagacgagtcgagatggttcttgttCGGGGAGGTCAGGGGTTTtacaagagacctcgttattccggtgagttcagcggtgcctcatctaaaggtaggggtacttttggtagcgGCCaccctcccaggccgtttcattcagcactccaggaatCCAACGGTgcttcaggtggtcgtggccctcagatgcattattctgacCAGGTAGCTTACAGTGCACTATccactcctattagtgcacctccactccagagttatcagggtggttactcagatCGAaaaggtcagtttcagggtcagcagtcacaacaaccgaggttaagttatacttgtggtgatccgagacaCATTGCTAGAGTTTGCCCTTGGGCAATGGGCAGCTCAcagtatcagagttctcgtgccatagttccggcaccagttgctgcaccacctgctcagccagccagagggaGGGGTCAAGcggccagaggtagaggccaaactgtttgaggtagaggtcaggccgttagaggtggagaccagccagctagaggccgtcccagggacgtagttcaaggTGGTGGGCCCCAGCCTCGGTGTTATGCCTTCCCAGCCAGGCCTAAGGCTGAGTCATccgacgctgttatcacaggtactgtttcagtttgcagtagagatgcttcagttctatatgatctggggtctacttactcctatatgtcatcctattttgcttcatacttGGCTGtaatctcgtgattctttgagtactcttgtgtatgtgtccacgccagtgggggatgctattattgtagatcatgtttatcgttcgtgcgtggtcaccattgggagtcttgagactcgtgtagaccttctacttttcgatatggtttattttgatgtcatactgggtatggattggatgtcaccttatcatgatatattcgattgtcatgccaagacggtgaccgtAGCCTTGCCGggattgcctcgattagagtggatagggactcttggccattctaccagcaaggttatctcttatgtgaaggctcgacatatggtcgagaaggggtgtctagcttatttggcttatgtccgcgattttagtgtggaggttccttctatggatttagtgccggttgttcgtgagtttcc
This region of Nicotiana tomentosiformis chromosome 4, ASM39032v3, whole genome shotgun sequence genomic DNA includes:
- the LOC138910447 gene encoding uncharacterized protein, translating into MSSEALWRLDRFTKLFPVHFSGSPSEDPQDYLDSCHEVLLNMGIVETYGVDFAIFQMTGSAKKWWRYYLLTRPAGSPGLTWDRFSQLFLEKFITLRDEHHRQFKHLQQGSAVANVARRVEMVLVRGGQGFYKRPRYSGEFSGASSKGRGTFGSGHPPRPFHSALQESNGASGGRGPQMHYSDQVAYSALSTPISAPPLQSYQGGYSDRKGQFQGQQSQQPRLSYTCGDPRHIARVCPWAMGSSQYQSSRAIVPAPVAAPPAQPARGRGQAARGRGQTV